One stretch of Theropithecus gelada isolate Dixy chromosome 12, Tgel_1.0, whole genome shotgun sequence DNA includes these proteins:
- the SPEG gene encoding striated muscle preferentially expressed protein kinase isoform X3 has product MFEIPLQNVVVAPGADVLLKCIVTANPPPQVSWHKDGSALRSEGRLLLRAEGERHTLLLREARAADAGSYMATAINELGQATCAASLTVRPGGSASPFSSPITSDEEYLSPPEEFPEPGETWPRAPTMKTSPSQNRRSSDTGSKAPPTFKVSLMDQSVREGQDVIMSIRVQGEPKPVVSWLRNRQPVRPDQRRFAEEAEGGLCRLRILAAERGDAGFYTCKAVNEYGARQCEARLEVRGE; this is encoded by the exons ATGTTTGAGATCCCCCTGCAGAATGTGGTGGTGGCACCAGGGGCAGATGTGCTGCTCAAGTGTATCGTCACTGCCAACCCCCCGCCCCAAG TGTCCTGGCACAAGGATGGGTCAGCGCTGCGCAGCGAGGGCCGCCTCCTCCTCCGGGCTGAGGGTGAGCGGCACACCCTGCTGCTCAGGGAGGCCAGGGCAGCGGACGCCGGGAGCTATATGGCCACGGCCATCAACGAGCTGGGCCAGGCCACCTGTGCCGCCTCACTGACCGTGAGACCCG GTGGATCTGCATCCCCTTTCAGCAGCCCCATCACCTCCGACGAGGAGTACCTGAGCCCTCCAGAGGAGTTTCCAGAGCCTGGGGAGACCTGGCCTCGAGCCCCCACCATGAAGACCAGTCCCAGCCAGAACCGCCGTTCTTCTGACACTGGCTCCAAGGCACCCCCCACCTTCAAG GTCTCACTTATGGACCAGTCAGTAAGAGAAGGCCAAGATGTCATCATGAGCATCCGTGTGCAGGGGGAACCCAAGCCTGTGGTCTCTTG GCTGAGAAACCGCCAGCCCGTGCGCCCAGACCAGCGACGCTTTGcggaggaggctgagggtgggctGTGCCGGCTGCGGATCCTGGCTGCAGAACGTGGCGATGCTGGCTTCTACACTTGCAAAGCGGTCAATGAGTATGGCGCTCGGCAATGTGAGGCCCGCTTGGAGGTCCGAG
- the SPEG gene encoding striated muscle preferentially expressed protein kinase isoform X4, whose product MKTSPSQNRRSSDTGSKAPPTFKVSLMDQSVREGQDVIMSIRVQGEPKPVVSWLRNRQPVRPDQRRFAEEAEGGLCRLRILAAERGDAGFYTCKAVNEYGARQCEARLEVRGEYLISP is encoded by the exons ATGAAGACCAGTCCCAGCCAGAACCGCCGTTCTTCTGACACTGGCTCCAAGGCACCCCCCACCTTCAAG GTCTCACTTATGGACCAGTCAGTAAGAGAAGGCCAAGATGTCATCATGAGCATCCGTGTGCAGGGGGAACCCAAGCCTGTGGTCTCTTG GCTGAGAAACCGCCAGCCCGTGCGCCCAGACCAGCGACGCTTTGcggaggaggctgagggtgggctGTGCCGGCTGCGGATCCTGGCTGCAGAACGTGGCGATGCTGGCTTCTACACTTGCAAAGCGGTCAATGAGTATGGCGCTCGGCAATGTGAGGCCCGCTTGGAGGTCCGAGGTGAGTACCTTATTTCTCCATGA
- the SPEG gene encoding striated muscle preferentially expressed protein kinase isoform X5, translating to MKTSPSQNRRSSDTGSKAPPTFKVSLMDQSVREGQDVIMSIRVQGEPKPVVSWLRNRQPVRPDQRRFAEEAEGGLCRLRILAAERGDAGFYTCKAVNEYGARQCEARLEVRGE from the exons ATGAAGACCAGTCCCAGCCAGAACCGCCGTTCTTCTGACACTGGCTCCAAGGCACCCCCCACCTTCAAG GTCTCACTTATGGACCAGTCAGTAAGAGAAGGCCAAGATGTCATCATGAGCATCCGTGTGCAGGGGGAACCCAAGCCTGTGGTCTCTTG GCTGAGAAACCGCCAGCCCGTGCGCCCAGACCAGCGACGCTTTGcggaggaggctgagggtgggctGTGCCGGCTGCGGATCCTGGCTGCAGAACGTGGCGATGCTGGCTTCTACACTTGCAAAGCGGTCAATGAGTATGGCGCTCGGCAATGTGAGGCCCGCTTGGAGGTCCGAG